In the Geobacter sp. FeAm09 genome, one interval contains:
- a CDS encoding fibronectin type III domain-containing protein yields the protein MAPTKPVAAFLAVALSALFLPLRMAQAAPTLAAPVATGVNVGTATLSLQADASGTGYITLLAGNDTACGTGAQVKNGKDGTGAAALRFGSLALTANSAGSYTLRNLAAATPYTVCFTADDGTTLQTVPATANLTTKGALAFVNPAWTPVGNIKFSTGMASFPTLAFSPDGTPHVAYKDYASSGRATVMKFSGGSWLAVGGFGFSAGAVQYTSLAFAPDGTPYVAYQDYTSSGKATVMAYIGGNWALVGPQGFSTGVVYTMSLAFAPDGTPYVAYQDDSDYKIRVMKYSGGSWLAVGAPGFSTGAAADTSLAFAPDGTPFVAYEDDGNSGKATVMKFDGSAWLTVGSAGFSTGAAADTSLAFAPDGTPFVAYRDGSTSSRATVMKFDGSSWLTVGSAGFSAGAAYTPSLAFAPDGTPFVAYQDDGTSSRATAMKFDGSAWIPMGNAGFSLGAAFSTSLAFAPDGAPFVAYQDGSSTTYQATVMRVSTTPTAVTGAASAITASGATLNGTVADNGYDTTVTFDYGTATGYGTTTAATTGATVSAGAGDTPAAVAITGLTCNTTYHFRISGTNSAGTTNGSDASFTTAACVPGAPVIGTAATAGYGRATVGFTPPASDGGATITAYTVTSSPGSITATGTASPITVTGLADGTAYTFTVAATNSAGTGTASGASNSVTTPSRSAPTAVTGTAAAVTASGATLNGTVADNGYDTTVTFDYGTTTGYGTTTAATTGATVGTGAGSTPAAVAITGLNCNTTYHFRVSGTNSAGTTNGSDATFTTAACVPGAPAIGTAATAGYGRATVSFTPPAADGGATITAYTVTSSPGSITATGTASPITVTGLADGTAYTFTVAATNSAGTGTASGASNSVTTPSRSAPTAVTGAAAAVTASGATLNGTVADNGYDTTVTFDYGTTTGYGTTTAATTGATVGTGAGSTPAVVALTGLNCNATYHFRVKGTNSAGTTNGSDATFTTAACTSTPTFAIADALLALKAAVGTVTPTASQLLHLDVAPLVGGVSVGDGKINVEDVLVILRRTIGLL from the coding sequence CGGCACGGCTACCCTGTCGCTGCAAGCGGACGCGAGCGGCACCGGCTACATCACCCTGCTCGCCGGAAACGATACGGCCTGCGGCACCGGCGCCCAGGTAAAAAACGGCAAGGACGGCACGGGCGCAGCCGCGCTGCGCTTCGGCTCCCTGGCGCTCACCGCCAACAGTGCGGGCAGCTACACCCTGCGCAACCTGGCGGCCGCAACCCCTTATACGGTCTGTTTCACCGCCGATGACGGCACAACCCTGCAAACCGTACCCGCCACGGCCAACCTCACCACCAAGGGGGCGCTGGCCTTTGTCAACCCGGCCTGGACGCCGGTGGGGAACATCAAGTTTTCTACCGGCATGGCATCGTTCCCCACACTCGCCTTTTCCCCGGACGGCACCCCCCATGTGGCGTACAAGGACTACGCCAGTTCCGGCAGAGCCACGGTCATGAAATTCAGCGGCGGCAGTTGGCTTGCGGTGGGCGGCTTCGGCTTCTCCGCCGGGGCCGTCCAGTATACCTCGCTCGCTTTCGCCCCGGACGGCACCCCCTATGTGGCCTATCAGGACTACACCAGTTCCGGCAAGGCCACGGTGATGGCATACATCGGCGGCAACTGGGCCCTGGTGGGGCCCCAGGGGTTCTCCACCGGGGTCGTCTATACCATGTCGCTCGCCTTTGCCCCGGACGGCACCCCCTATGTGGCCTACCAGGACGACAGCGACTACAAGATCAGGGTCATGAAGTACAGCGGCGGCAGCTGGCTCGCGGTGGGAGCCCCGGGCTTCTCCACCGGGGCGGCGGCAGACACATCGCTCGCCTTTGCCCCGGACGGTACCCCCTTCGTGGCGTACGAAGACGACGGCAACTCCGGCAAAGCCACGGTGATGAAGTTCGACGGCAGCGCCTGGCTTACGGTGGGCAGCGCCGGCTTCTCCACCGGGGCGGCGGCAGACACATCGCTCGCCTTTGCCCCGGACGGCACCCCCTTTGTGGCGTACCGTGACGGCAGCACCTCCTCCAGGGCCACGGTGATGAAGTTCGACGGCAGCAGTTGGCTTACGGTGGGGAGTGCCGGTTTCTCCGCCGGGGCGGCCTATACCCCCTCCCTCGCCTTTGCCCCGGACGGCACCCCCTTCGTGGCGTACCAGGACGACGGCACCTCCTCCCGGGCCACGGCGATGAAGTTCGACGGCAGCGCTTGGATTCCGATGGGGAATGCCGGCTTCTCCCTCGGGGCGGCCTTCTCCACCTCGCTCGCCTTTGCCCCGGACGGCGCCCCCTTCGTGGCGTACCAGGACGGCAGCAGCACCACCTACCAGGCAACGGTGATGAGAGTCTCCACCACGCCCACCGCCGTCACCGGCGCGGCCAGTGCCATTACCGCCAGCGGCGCCACCCTGAACGGCACCGTCGCCGACAACGGCTACGATACCACCGTCACCTTCGACTACGGCACCGCCACCGGTTACGGCACCACCACGGCCGCCACCACCGGCGCCACGGTCAGCGCCGGAGCGGGGGACACCCCCGCCGCCGTCGCCATCACCGGGCTCACCTGCAACACGACCTACCACTTCCGGATCAGCGGGACAAACAGCGCCGGCACCACCAACGGCAGCGACGCAAGCTTCACCACCGCCGCCTGCGTACCCGGCGCCCCCGTCATCGGCACCGCCGCCACGGCCGGCTACGGCCGGGCAACGGTGGGCTTCACACCGCCCGCCTCGGACGGCGGCGCCACCATTACCGCCTATACGGTCACCTCGTCGCCGGGGAGCATCACCGCCACCGGCACCGCCAGTCCCATCACGGTGACCGGCCTTGCCGATGGTACCGCCTACACCTTCACGGTCGCCGCCACCAACTCCGCCGGCACCGGGACCGCCTCGGGGGCTTCCAACAGCGTCACCACCCCGAGCCGCTCGGCACCCACCGCCGTCACCGGCACGGCCGCCGCCGTCACCGCCAGCGGCGCCACCCTGAACGGCACCGTCGCCGACAACGGCTACGATACCACCGTCACCTTCGATTACGGCACCACCACCGGCTACGGCACCACCACGGCCGCCACCACCGGCGCCACGGTCGGCACCGGGGCGGGGAGCACCCCCGCCGCCGTCGCCATCACCGGGCTCAACTGCAACACTACCTACCACTTCCGGGTCAGCGGGACAAACAGCGCCGGCACCACCAACGGCAGCGACGCTACCTTTACCACCGCCGCCTGCGTACCCGGCGCCCCCGCCATCGGCACCGCCGCCACGGCCGGCTACGGCCGGGCAACGGTGAGCTTCACCCCGCCCGCCGCGGACGGCGGCGCCACCATTACCGCCTATACGGTCACCTCGTCGCCGGGGAGCATCACCGCCACCGGCACCGCCAGTCCCATCACGGTAACCGGCCTTGCCGACGGTACCGCCTACACCTTCACGGTCGCCGCCACCAACTCCGCCGGCACCGGGACCGCCTCGGGGGCTTCCAACAGCGTCACCACCCCAAGCCGCTCGGCACCCACCGCCGTCACCGGCGCGGCCGCCGCCGTCACCGCCAGCGGCGCCACCCTGAACGGCACCGTCGCCGACAACGGCTACGATACCACCGTCACCTTCGATTACGGCACCACCACCGGCTACGGCACCACCACGGCCGCCACCACCGGCGCCACGGTCGGCACCGGGGCGGGGAGCACCCCCGCCGTCGTCGCCCTCACCGGGCTCAACTGCAACGCCACCTACCACTTCCGGGTGAAAGGGACAAACAGCGCCGGCACCACCAACGGCAGCGACGCCACCTTTACCACCGCCGCCTGCACCTCCACCCCCACCTTCGCCATCGCAGACGCCCTGCTGGCTCTGAAGGCGGCGGTGGGCACCGTCACCCCGACCGCCAGCCAGCTCCTGCACCTGGATGTGGCGCCGCTGGTAGGCGGCGTATCGGTGGGGGACGGCAAGATCAATGTCGAGGACGTCCTCGTCATCCTGCGCCGGACGATCGGACTGCTGTAA